From Ochotona princeps isolate mOchPri1 chromosome X, mOchPri1.hap1, whole genome shotgun sequence, one genomic window encodes:
- the SUV39H1 gene encoding histone-lysine N-methyltransferase SUV39H1 isoform X3 produces MAENLKGCSVCCKSSWNQLQDLCRLAKLSCPALGISKRNLYDFEVEYLCDYKKIREQEYYLVKWRGYPDSESTWEPRQNLKCVRILKQFHKDLERELLRRHQRSKPPRHLDPSLASYLVQKAKQRRALQRWEQELNAKRSHLGRITVENEVDLDGPPRAFVYINEYRVGEGITLNQVAVGCECQDCLWAPTGGCCPGASLHKFAYNDQGQVRLRAGLPIYECNSRCRCGYDCPNRVVQKGIRYDLCIFRTDDGRGWGVRTLEKIRKNSFVMEYVGEIITSEEAERRGQIYDRQGATYLFDLDYVEDVYTVDAAYYGNISHFVNHSCDPNLQVYNVFIDNLDERLPRIAFFATRTIRAGEELTFDYNMQVDPVDMESTRMDSNFGLAGLPGSPKKRVRIECKCGTESCRKYLF; encoded by the exons ATGGCGGAAAATTTAAAAG GTTGCAGTGTGTGTTGCAAGTCTTCTTGGAATCAGCTGCAGGACCTGTGCCGCCTGGCCAAGCTCTCCTGTCCTGCCCTGGGCATCTCTAAGAGAAACCTCTATGACTTTGAAGTCGAGTACCTGTGTGATTACAAGAAGATTCGA GAACAAGAATACTACCTGGTAAAATGGCGCGGGTACCCGGACTCTGAGAGCACCTGGGAGCCCCGACAGAACCTCAAGTGTGTGCGCATCCTCAAGCAGTTCCACAAGGACTTGGAGAGGGAGCTGCTGCGGCGGCATCAGCGCTCAAAGCCACCCCGGCATCTGGACCCAAGCTTGGCCAGCTACCTGgtacagaaagccaagcagagacGGGCACTTCAGCGCTGGGAGCAGGAGCTCAATGCCAAGCGCAGCCACCTGGGACGCATCACGGTGGAGAATGAGGTGGACCTCGATGGCCCCCCGCGGGCCTTTGTGTATATCAACGAGTACCGTGTTGGGGAGGGCATCACCCTCAACCAGGTAGCCGTGGgctgtgagtgccaggactgtCTGTGGGCACCCACTGGTGGCTGCTGCCCTGGGGCATCACTGCACAAATTTGCCTACAATGACCAGGGCCAGGTGCGGCTGCGAGCTGGGCTGCCCATCTATGAGTGCAACTCCCGCTGCCGCTGTGGCTATGACTGCCCAAACCGCGTGGTGCAGAAGGGCATCCGCTATGACCTCTGCATCTTCCGCACAGACGATGGGCGTGGCTGGGGCGTACGCACGCTGGAGAAGATCCGCAAGAACAGCTTCGTCATGGAGTACGTGGGAGAG ATCATTACCTCAGAGGAGGCAGAGCGGCGGGGCCAGATCTACGACCGCCAGGGCGCCACCTACCTCTTCGACCTGGACTACGTGGAGGATGTATATACCGTGGATGCTGCCTATTATGGCAACATCTCCCACTTCGTCAACCATAGT TGTGACCCCAACCTGCAGGTGTACAACGTCTTCATAGACAACCTCGATGAACGGCTTCCCCGCATCGCTTtctttgccacaagaaccatccGGGCAGGCGAGGAACTCACGTTTGATTACAACATGCAAG TGGACCCCGTGGACATGGAGAGTACCCGCATGGACTCCAACTTCGGCCTGGCTGGGCTCCCTGGCTCCCCGAAGAAGCGAGTCCGTATTGAATGCAAGTGTGGAACTGAATCCTGCCGCAAATACCTCTTCTAG
- the SUV39H1 gene encoding histone-lysine N-methyltransferase SUV39H1 isoform X2 produces the protein MAENLKAVRSLRSTSGRRTCAGQQNPAVVSAWRPWQEMLAGTTCGCSVCCKSSWNQLQDLCRLAKLSCPALGISKRNLYDFEVEYLCDYKKIREQEYYLVKWRGYPDSESTWEPRQNLKCVRILKQFHKDLERELLRRHQRSKPPRHLDPSLASYLVQKAKQRRALQRWEQELNAKRSHLGRITVENEVDLDGPPRAFVYINEYRVGEGITLNQVAVGCECQDCLWAPTGGCCPGASLHKFAYNDQGQVRLRAGLPIYECNSRCRCGYDCPNRVVQKGIRYDLCIFRTDDGRGWGVRTLEKIRKNSFVMEYVGEIITSEEAERRGQIYDRQGATYLFDLDYVEDVYTVDAAYYGNISHFVNHSCDPNLQVYNVFIDNLDERLPRIAFFATRTIRAGEELTFDYNMQVDPVDMESTRMDSNFGLAGLPGSPKKRVRIECKCGTESCRKYLF, from the exons ATGGCGGAAAATTTAAAAG CTGTGAGGAGTCTGCGATCCACAAGTGGGAGGCGGACCTGTGCGGGACAGCAGAACCCAGCTGTGGTCAGCGCCTGGCGCCCCTGGCAGGAGATGTTAGCTGGGACCACTTGCG GTTGCAGTGTGTGTTGCAAGTCTTCTTGGAATCAGCTGCAGGACCTGTGCCGCCTGGCCAAGCTCTCCTGTCCTGCCCTGGGCATCTCTAAGAGAAACCTCTATGACTTTGAAGTCGAGTACCTGTGTGATTACAAGAAGATTCGA GAACAAGAATACTACCTGGTAAAATGGCGCGGGTACCCGGACTCTGAGAGCACCTGGGAGCCCCGACAGAACCTCAAGTGTGTGCGCATCCTCAAGCAGTTCCACAAGGACTTGGAGAGGGAGCTGCTGCGGCGGCATCAGCGCTCAAAGCCACCCCGGCATCTGGACCCAAGCTTGGCCAGCTACCTGgtacagaaagccaagcagagacGGGCACTTCAGCGCTGGGAGCAGGAGCTCAATGCCAAGCGCAGCCACCTGGGACGCATCACGGTGGAGAATGAGGTGGACCTCGATGGCCCCCCGCGGGCCTTTGTGTATATCAACGAGTACCGTGTTGGGGAGGGCATCACCCTCAACCAGGTAGCCGTGGgctgtgagtgccaggactgtCTGTGGGCACCCACTGGTGGCTGCTGCCCTGGGGCATCACTGCACAAATTTGCCTACAATGACCAGGGCCAGGTGCGGCTGCGAGCTGGGCTGCCCATCTATGAGTGCAACTCCCGCTGCCGCTGTGGCTATGACTGCCCAAACCGCGTGGTGCAGAAGGGCATCCGCTATGACCTCTGCATCTTCCGCACAGACGATGGGCGTGGCTGGGGCGTACGCACGCTGGAGAAGATCCGCAAGAACAGCTTCGTCATGGAGTACGTGGGAGAG ATCATTACCTCAGAGGAGGCAGAGCGGCGGGGCCAGATCTACGACCGCCAGGGCGCCACCTACCTCTTCGACCTGGACTACGTGGAGGATGTATATACCGTGGATGCTGCCTATTATGGCAACATCTCCCACTTCGTCAACCATAGT TGTGACCCCAACCTGCAGGTGTACAACGTCTTCATAGACAACCTCGATGAACGGCTTCCCCGCATCGCTTtctttgccacaagaaccatccGGGCAGGCGAGGAACTCACGTTTGATTACAACATGCAAG TGGACCCCGTGGACATGGAGAGTACCCGCATGGACTCCAACTTCGGCCTGGCTGGGCTCCCTGGCTCCCCGAAGAAGCGAGTCCGTATTGAATGCAAGTGTGGAACTGAATCCTGCCGCAAATACCTCTTCTAG
- the SUV39H1 gene encoding histone-lysine N-methyltransferase SUV39H1 isoform X1: MEESSEPEASPQQEGNGGPPLGKSWTPHHVQGKQGAHVRVLLCVPPAVRSLRSTSGRRTCAGQQNPAVVSAWRPWQEMLAGTTCGCSVCCKSSWNQLQDLCRLAKLSCPALGISKRNLYDFEVEYLCDYKKIREQEYYLVKWRGYPDSESTWEPRQNLKCVRILKQFHKDLERELLRRHQRSKPPRHLDPSLASYLVQKAKQRRALQRWEQELNAKRSHLGRITVENEVDLDGPPRAFVYINEYRVGEGITLNQVAVGCECQDCLWAPTGGCCPGASLHKFAYNDQGQVRLRAGLPIYECNSRCRCGYDCPNRVVQKGIRYDLCIFRTDDGRGWGVRTLEKIRKNSFVMEYVGEIITSEEAERRGQIYDRQGATYLFDLDYVEDVYTVDAAYYGNISHFVNHSCDPNLQVYNVFIDNLDERLPRIAFFATRTIRAGEELTFDYNMQVDPVDMESTRMDSNFGLAGLPGSPKKRVRIECKCGTESCRKYLF, from the exons ATGGAGGAAAGCTCTGAGCCAGAGGCATCCCCCCAGCAGGAAGGCAATGGGGGGCCTCCTTTGGGGAAGAGCTGGACTCCCCACCATGTGCAAGGAAAGCAGGGTGCCCATGTTAGGGTGCTGCTGTGCGTGCCTCCAGCTGTGAGGAGTCTGCGATCCACAAGTGGGAGGCGGACCTGTGCGGGACAGCAGAACCCAGCTGTGGTCAGCGCCTGGCGCCCCTGGCAGGAGATGTTAGCTGGGACCACTTGCG GTTGCAGTGTGTGTTGCAAGTCTTCTTGGAATCAGCTGCAGGACCTGTGCCGCCTGGCCAAGCTCTCCTGTCCTGCCCTGGGCATCTCTAAGAGAAACCTCTATGACTTTGAAGTCGAGTACCTGTGTGATTACAAGAAGATTCGA GAACAAGAATACTACCTGGTAAAATGGCGCGGGTACCCGGACTCTGAGAGCACCTGGGAGCCCCGACAGAACCTCAAGTGTGTGCGCATCCTCAAGCAGTTCCACAAGGACTTGGAGAGGGAGCTGCTGCGGCGGCATCAGCGCTCAAAGCCACCCCGGCATCTGGACCCAAGCTTGGCCAGCTACCTGgtacagaaagccaagcagagacGGGCACTTCAGCGCTGGGAGCAGGAGCTCAATGCCAAGCGCAGCCACCTGGGACGCATCACGGTGGAGAATGAGGTGGACCTCGATGGCCCCCCGCGGGCCTTTGTGTATATCAACGAGTACCGTGTTGGGGAGGGCATCACCCTCAACCAGGTAGCCGTGGgctgtgagtgccaggactgtCTGTGGGCACCCACTGGTGGCTGCTGCCCTGGGGCATCACTGCACAAATTTGCCTACAATGACCAGGGCCAGGTGCGGCTGCGAGCTGGGCTGCCCATCTATGAGTGCAACTCCCGCTGCCGCTGTGGCTATGACTGCCCAAACCGCGTGGTGCAGAAGGGCATCCGCTATGACCTCTGCATCTTCCGCACAGACGATGGGCGTGGCTGGGGCGTACGCACGCTGGAGAAGATCCGCAAGAACAGCTTCGTCATGGAGTACGTGGGAGAG ATCATTACCTCAGAGGAGGCAGAGCGGCGGGGCCAGATCTACGACCGCCAGGGCGCCACCTACCTCTTCGACCTGGACTACGTGGAGGATGTATATACCGTGGATGCTGCCTATTATGGCAACATCTCCCACTTCGTCAACCATAGT TGTGACCCCAACCTGCAGGTGTACAACGTCTTCATAGACAACCTCGATGAACGGCTTCCCCGCATCGCTTtctttgccacaagaaccatccGGGCAGGCGAGGAACTCACGTTTGATTACAACATGCAAG TGGACCCCGTGGACATGGAGAGTACCCGCATGGACTCCAACTTCGGCCTGGCTGGGCTCCCTGGCTCCCCGAAGAAGCGAGTCCGTATTGAATGCAAGTGTGGAACTGAATCCTGCCGCAAATACCTCTTCTAG